One stretch of Pseudomonas azotoformans DNA includes these proteins:
- a CDS encoding ABC transporter ATP-binding protein → MIRSLVTLLGPAHAARLYRYLAWLVTSAVLQGLAVALLVPILHALFAADLHTALKWLAGLAAMVVLTCIAHYQQAMKGFALALVVLTTLHDRLGQHLVSLPLGWFNSEKVGRLSRSATSGTLMVTGLFAHYLGPVVSGVVVPATVALTLFVFDWRLGLTAVLCAPLIYFTHHWSATAIGSNDARVEAAATLAGNRVVEFARYQQVLRAFGRTQDGYAPLQAANQAQKQAGGSMLSQTFPKLLAGGLTVQLAFALFVGVGIALAAHAEIDAIQLVALLALAARFVGPLAEAAARSGLLRMAANDLDQLVGILREPPLPEPVTSQPLTAPGSLAFEHVSFAYPTGPTVLRDLTFTAPAHSMTAIVGASGSGKTTVTRLLMRFFDATVGSVKVGGVDVRELSSEALMAQLSLVMQDVYLFDDSLEANIRVGSPDATARQVAEAARLAGVDEIVARLPQGWSTPVGEGGASLSGGERQRVSLARALLKRAPIVLLDEATAALDPHNEAFVQAAIRSLMQSATVLVIAHRLPTIMAADQILVLDEGRLVESGNHAQLLTLGGRYAGFWHDRQRASGWRLDAQAQPC, encoded by the coding sequence GTGATCCGCAGCCTTGTGACTTTATTGGGCCCCGCGCACGCCGCCCGGCTGTATCGCTACCTCGCCTGGCTGGTGACCAGCGCGGTGCTGCAAGGCCTGGCCGTGGCCTTGCTGGTGCCGATCCTGCACGCGCTGTTCGCCGCAGACCTGCACACGGCACTGAAGTGGCTGGCCGGGCTCGCGGCGATGGTGGTGCTGACCTGTATCGCCCATTACCAGCAGGCGATGAAGGGCTTCGCCCTGGCGCTGGTGGTGTTGACCACGCTGCATGATCGTCTCGGCCAACACCTGGTCAGCCTGCCCCTGGGCTGGTTCAACTCGGAAAAGGTCGGGCGCCTGTCGCGCAGTGCTACCAGCGGCACGCTCATGGTCACCGGGCTGTTTGCGCATTACCTGGGGCCGGTTGTTTCCGGGGTGGTGGTGCCGGCCACAGTGGCGTTGACCCTGTTTGTGTTCGACTGGCGCCTGGGCCTGACCGCCGTGCTGTGCGCGCCGCTGATCTACTTCACCCATCACTGGTCGGCCACCGCCATCGGCAGCAACGACGCACGGGTCGAAGCCGCCGCCACACTGGCCGGTAACCGGGTGGTGGAGTTCGCCCGCTACCAGCAAGTGCTGCGTGCGTTTGGCCGCACCCAGGACGGTTACGCGCCGTTGCAGGCAGCCAACCAGGCGCAAAAACAGGCCGGTGGCTCGATGCTGTCGCAGACCTTTCCCAAGTTGCTCGCCGGCGGCCTGACCGTGCAACTGGCGTTCGCGCTGTTCGTGGGCGTGGGCATTGCCTTGGCCGCCCACGCTGAAATCGACGCTATCCAGTTGGTCGCGCTGCTGGCCCTGGCGGCGCGGTTTGTCGGGCCATTGGCCGAAGCCGCCGCACGCAGCGGCCTGTTGCGCATGGCGGCCAACGACCTTGATCAACTGGTGGGCATCCTGCGCGAACCACCGCTGCCGGAACCTGTGACCAGCCAACCGCTCACAGCGCCGGGCAGCCTGGCCTTCGAGCATGTGAGCTTCGCCTACCCGACCGGCCCGACGGTGTTGCGTGACCTGACATTCACGGCGCCGGCCCATTCGATGACCGCGATTGTCGGTGCGTCCGGCTCGGGCAAGACCACCGTCACGCGCCTGCTGATGCGCTTTTTCGACGCCACGGTGGGCAGTGTCAAGGTCGGCGGTGTGGACGTGCGCGAGCTATCCAGCGAAGCGTTGATGGCGCAATTGTCCCTGGTGATGCAGGACGTGTACCTGTTCGACGACAGCCTCGAAGCGAATATCCGCGTGGGCAGCCCGGACGCCACTGCACGTCAGGTCGCCGAGGCCGCCCGCCTGGCGGGTGTCGATGAAATCGTCGCGCGCCTGCCCCAGGGTTGGAGCACGCCGGTGGGCGAAGGTGGCGCGTCGTTGTCCGGGGGCGAGCGCCAGCGCGTGTCCCTGGCCAGGGCGCTGCTCAAGCGCGCACCGATTGTGCTGCTGGACGAAGCCACCGCCGCGCTCGACCCGCACAACGAAGCTTTCGTGCAAGCGGCCATCCGCAGCCTGATGCAAAGCGCCACCGTGCTGGTGATCGCCCATCGCTTGCCGACCATCATGGCCGCTGACCAGATCCTGGTACTGGATGAAGGTCGCCTGGTGGAATCGGGCAACCACGCACAGTTACTGACGCTCGGGGGGCGTTACGCCGGGTTCTGGCATGACCGCCAGCGCGCCAGCGGCTGGCGCCTGGATGCGCAGGCACAGCCATGCTGA